The Deinococcus radiopugnans ATCC 19172 genome has a window encoding:
- a CDS encoding L-dopachrome tautomerase-related protein, producing the protein MSRPQPLARRSEVYARSPLPLANGTFTADGRLVVSHHPMYQTAPRVSVFTGTDTLEPFPSAAWNTPRENADDWLDAVQGLRTDTQGRVWLLDMGSRSGITPKFVVWDCAANALSQIIRLPSSVLNEHSEPNDFVIDERHGAVYIADEGAGNGGDGSRGALIVVDTKTGRARRRLEGRPGILAEDCPIVMDGREVTEAVGGGERRGMRVGVDGIAMDHRDEWVYYGPLTGQSIWRLRTRDLLDESLDDDELQRRAERYADRPNTGGMWMDAADTLYLTEIGGYSIGCIDPATRSYRRVLTRDELYWPDDVIPGPDDALYVVVSQLPTAPPLNEGQRQPSFPFLVVRFWPEASP; encoded by the coding sequence ATGAGCCGTCCACAACCTCTCGCCCGCCGCAGCGAGGTCTACGCCCGCAGTCCCCTGCCGCTCGCCAACGGCACCTTCACGGCGGACGGGCGGTTGGTGGTCAGCCACCACCCTATGTATCAGACGGCGCCGCGCGTGTCGGTCTTCACCGGCACAGACACGCTTGAACCCTTCCCCAGCGCCGCCTGGAATACCCCGCGCGAGAATGCCGATGACTGGCTTGACGCCGTGCAGGGGCTGCGCACCGACACTCAGGGCCGCGTGTGGCTGCTGGACATGGGCAGCCGCAGCGGCATCACCCCGAAGTTCGTGGTCTGGGACTGCGCTGCGAACGCGCTGTCGCAGATCATCCGGCTGCCTTCCTCGGTGCTCAACGAACATTCCGAGCCGAACGATTTTGTCATCGACGAGCGCCACGGCGCGGTGTACATCGCCGACGAGGGGGCGGGCAACGGCGGCGACGGCTCGCGGGGGGCGCTGATCGTGGTGGACACCAAGACCGGGCGGGCCCGCCGCCGTCTGGAGGGCCGCCCCGGCATTCTGGCCGAGGACTGTCCCATCGTCATGGATGGACGCGAGGTGACCGAGGCTGTCGGGGGCGGTGAGCGGCGCGGAATGCGCGTAGGCGTCGATGGCATCGCGATGGACCACCGGGACGAGTGGGTGTACTACGGCCCGCTGACCGGCCAGTCCATCTGGCGGCTGCGCACGCGTGACCTGCTGGACGAGAGTCTGGACGATGACGAGTTGCAGCGGCGCGCAGAACGCTACGCTGACCGGCCCAACACGGGCGGGATGTGGATGGACGCGGCCGACACCCTGTATCTCACCGAGATTGGGGGGTATTCCATCGGCTGCATCGACCCGGCCACCCGTTCGTACCGGCGCGTGCTGACGCGGGATGAGCTGTACTGGCCGGATGACGTGATTCCGGGGCCGGACGACGCGCTGTACGTGGTGGTCAGCCAACTGCCGACGGCCCCGCCGCTGAATGAGGGGCAGCGCCAGCCCAGCTTTCCGTTCCTCGTCGTCCGTTTCTGGCCGGAGGCTTCACCCTGA
- a CDS encoding recombinase family protein gives MNESTRGHRLGYARVSSEDQNTVRQLDGLSFNKVFTDKVSGGNAQRPQLTALLSHAREGDTVVVHSMDRLARNLDDLRALVNGLTDKGVRVEFVKEGLTFTGEDSAMSRLLLSVMGAFAEFERALIRERQHEGIQAAKKAGVYKGRKKTLTAAQISDLRQRAEKGEAKASLARDFGISRETVYQYLKS, from the coding sequence ATGAACGAGTCCACCAGAGGCCATCGCCTCGGGTACGCCCGCGTCAGCTCGGAAGATCAGAACACGGTCCGCCAACTGGATGGCCTGAGCTTCAACAAGGTCTTCACCGACAAGGTCAGTGGTGGGAATGCTCAACGCCCCCAGCTGACTGCCCTGCTGAGTCACGCCCGAGAGGGGGACACCGTGGTGGTCCACAGCATGGACCGCTTGGCCCGCAACCTGGATGACCTCCGCGCCCTGGTCAATGGACTGACAGACAAAGGGGTACGCGTCGAGTTCGTCAAGGAAGGCCTGACGTTCACCGGTGAAGACTCGGCGATGTCCCGGCTGCTGCTCAGCGTGATGGGCGCCTTTGCCGAATTCGAGCGCGCCCTGATCCGCGAGCGCCAGCATGAAGGGATTCAGGCGGCAAAGAAAGCCGGGGTGTACAAGGGACGTAAAAAGACCCTGACCGCTGCCCAGATCAGTGATCTACGGCAGCGCGCGGAAAAGGGCGAGGCGAAGGCCAGCCTGGCCCGGGACTTTGGGATCAGCCGGGAAACGGTCTACCAGTATCTCAAGAGTTGA
- a CDS encoding ATP-binding protein: MPESPPASFDLQLLSQALEASVHSVVIADAQLPDLPIIYVNPAFERLSGYPAAQVIGRNCRFLQGQDRDQAARHDLRQAIEAGRSTTVILRNSRPDGTLFFNELTVSPIHDAAGTVTHFLGFQTDVTGRETASALMGSLQGLTEDLAAARTQQEVTDLVLHNTLPALNAVSGAVLLVQEGRLHVVARRGDDDASIWQDGDLDGHRPSPDALRAKTPLFFRESGELTAAYPELESRTGGVAAVATAVLPMVESGRPLGVIVLDFEEPHEFTPTEIQFLRTLAAQCAIALARAQATTDIQAQIHAQTGKLSRQKAELEAILESLPDAVYVGGPGGITRANTRALDMLGFTALADLKHDIHLLAEQVNTRDPRTGQRLGPEEEPFAVALGGQAHTADVLVRHLGTGEDRLIRNAAAPIRVDGQVVGAVAVNTDITDSQQAQDLQELNATLERRVQERTQELAARTRELEARTQALEGIAQLSGDLVGGGDHLTLIRRTQELVLSLLPPGYAAYFENVEGRWRAQVQVGDVGKPALQQAIDAGFPVGGTPTLDHCTQTLEPYFIEAYTADTDIDPEVAGHLRAAACLPVLVGGQVLGIFNVPLFHERRWDAADRALLVTAVHSLGLTLERARSVFALARRTEELERSNAELAQFAYVASHDLQEPLRTITSFSQLLARRYRGQLDDRADGYIRLIGDATGRMGTLLQDLLAFSRVGADPLRRGPVNLQTLLEQVQQDLHAQVERTGARLVVGPLPTVLGDATQLRQLFQNLLGNALKFHHPERAPEVRVTAQDDGTFVTVQIADNGIGIAPEYAERIFAIFQRLHTREAYEGSGMGLAIARKIVERHGGRLWLESTPGQGTTFQVSLPSEAG, translated from the coding sequence GTGCCTGAGTCACCCCCTGCCTCCTTTGACCTTCAGCTCCTGAGCCAAGCGCTAGAGGCCAGCGTTCACAGCGTCGTGATCGCCGACGCCCAATTGCCGGACCTGCCCATCATCTATGTCAACCCAGCCTTCGAACGCCTGAGCGGCTATCCCGCCGCCCAGGTCATCGGCCGCAATTGCCGTTTCTTGCAGGGTCAGGACCGGGACCAGGCGGCCAGACACGACCTTCGGCAGGCCATTGAGGCAGGACGCAGCACCACCGTCATCCTGCGCAACTCCCGCCCGGACGGCACCCTCTTTTTCAATGAACTCACCGTCAGTCCCATCCATGACGCGGCAGGGACCGTCACGCACTTCCTGGGCTTCCAGACCGATGTGACCGGGCGGGAGACCGCCTCTGCCCTGATGGGTTCACTCCAGGGCCTGACCGAGGATCTGGCCGCCGCACGGACCCAGCAGGAGGTCACGGATCTCGTGTTACACAACACCCTGCCTGCCCTGAATGCCGTCTCTGGGGCAGTGCTGCTGGTCCAGGAGGGGCGCTTGCATGTCGTGGCGCGCAGGGGTGATGACGACGCGAGCATCTGGCAGGACGGCGACCTCGACGGTCATCGGCCCAGCCCGGATGCGCTGCGCGCGAAGACGCCGCTGTTCTTCCGGGAGAGCGGCGAGCTGACGGCCGCGTACCCGGAACTTGAGTCTCGAACGGGTGGGGTGGCCGCCGTCGCCACGGCGGTGCTGCCCATGGTGGAAAGCGGCCGTCCCCTGGGCGTGATTGTGCTGGATTTTGAGGAGCCACACGAGTTTACGCCCACCGAGATCCAGTTTCTGCGGACCCTGGCCGCCCAGTGCGCGATTGCCCTGGCCCGCGCCCAGGCGACGACCGACATCCAGGCGCAGATACACGCACAGACGGGGAAGCTCAGTCGCCAGAAGGCCGAACTGGAAGCGATTCTGGAGAGTCTGCCCGACGCGGTGTACGTGGGCGGCCCGGGCGGCATCACCCGCGCGAACACCCGGGCGCTGGACATGCTGGGCTTCACCGCGCTGGCCGATCTCAAGCACGATATTCACCTGCTGGCCGAGCAGGTCAACACCCGCGACCCCCGCACAGGTCAGCGCCTCGGGCCCGAAGAGGAACCCTTTGCCGTCGCGCTGGGCGGCCAGGCGCATACGGCCGACGTTCTCGTCCGGCACCTGGGCACCGGGGAAGACCGATTGATTCGCAACGCCGCCGCGCCCATCCGGGTGGACGGCCAGGTGGTGGGGGCGGTGGCGGTGAACACCGACATCACCGACAGCCAGCAGGCTCAGGACTTGCAGGAACTCAACGCCACGCTCGAGCGGCGCGTTCAGGAGCGCACCCAGGAGTTGGCGGCCCGCACCCGTGAACTTGAGGCCCGGACGCAGGCGCTCGAAGGCATCGCGCAGCTTTCGGGAGACCTGGTTGGGGGCGGGGATCACCTGACCCTGATCCGGCGCACCCAGGAACTGGTGCTCTCCCTGCTGCCCCCCGGGTACGCCGCCTACTTCGAGAACGTGGAGGGACGGTGGCGCGCCCAGGTCCAGGTGGGGGACGTGGGCAAACCAGCGCTCCAGCAGGCCATCGACGCGGGCTTCCCGGTGGGCGGGACGCCCACCCTGGACCACTGCACCCAGACCCTGGAACCGTATTTCATCGAGGCGTATACAGCGGACACGGACATTGACCCGGAAGTGGCGGGCCACCTGCGCGCGGCGGCCTGCCTGCCCGTCCTGGTGGGGGGTCAGGTGCTCGGCATTTTCAACGTGCCGCTGTTCCATGAGCGGCGCTGGGACGCGGCGGACCGGGCGCTGCTGGTCACGGCAGTTCACAGCCTGGGCCTGACCCTGGAACGCGCCCGGAGCGTCTTCGCCCTGGCGCGGCGCACCGAGGAACTCGAGCGCAGCAACGCCGAACTCGCGCAGTTCGCGTACGTGGCCAGCCATGACCTGCAAGAACCGCTGCGGACCATCACCAGCTTCTCGCAGCTCCTGGCGCGGCGATACCGCGGTCAGCTTGACGACCGGGCCGACGGGTATATCCGGTTGATCGGCGACGCCACGGGGCGCATGGGCACGCTGCTTCAGGACCTGCTGGCCTTTTCGCGCGTGGGCGCTGACCCGCTGCGGCGCGGACCTGTAAATCTTCAGACCTTACTGGAGCAGGTCCAGCAGGACCTGCACGCACAGGTGGAGCGCACGGGCGCGCGACTTGTCGTTGGCCCGCTGCCCACCGTGCTGGGGGACGCCACACAGCTCCGGCAACTCTTCCAGAACCTGCTGGGGAATGCGCTGAAGTTTCACCATCCTGAACGTGCGCCGGAGGTCCGGGTCACGGCGCAGGACGACGGGACCTTCGTGACGGTGCAGATCGCCGATAACGGCATCGGCATCGCCCCTGAATATGCCGAGCGCATCTTCGCCATCTTCCAGCGGCTGCACACCCGCGAGGCGTACGAGGGCAGCGGGATGGGCCTGGCCATCGCCCGCAAGATCGTGGAACGGCATGGGGGCCGCCTGTGGCTGGAGAGCACCCCGGGGCAGGGCACCACGTTCCAGGTGAGCTTGCCCAGCGAGGCAGGATGA
- a CDS encoding type II secretion system protein, with protein sequence MACEPWWSGFTLLELLVVIATPWILWMPGTASTSTPGRA encoded by the coding sequence GTGGCGTGTGAGCCCTGGTGGAGCGGTTTCACGCTACTGGAGTTGTTAGTGGTGATCGCCACTCCCTGGATTCTGTGGATGCCGGGTACAGCCTCAACCTCGACGCCTGGGCGCGCTTGA
- a CDS encoding sensor histidine kinase, with protein sequence MPRPRLALLLWLMMAGVGAAALFFSTGNRLTETFGTDARILHRVLSQRMEQQEAVLNAVDALERQGMDAPTLGTYLDTLLRPYPQVVAVERCSARGCQTLGTPAEQPPLLSVSPSARPTVRWPQGGGPLYALSQNKVRVWVDARRLTGALDEGAAPLTYTLFQPDAEQVIVAHTPATGAASATLRVAKVLGTSLQAFPIHISRPVPWSAWPWAATLLWILLTAGLSVLVFRLLEGRRDAQRALLDERVRAGGVVQAASEAIVALDDIHRVTLANPAARAVLDHPLPPGTDLRAVTTFQATLSQAPFNATSFWDSAVPTALPEGLTLRRGHEAVGVEGSLAPLRGVDGELRGRVLLLREVGPLQRRMLEHLEDGERRVREHEEMLAHVSRLSTLGEMSAGLAHELNQPLTAIVSYGQAAARLLDDPEPDLARVRHAVSASVTQAGRAAQIIMRLRQWVRRAPSRARPTDLLQAVQNVLTLCRADLNRLGVQVQASFEDAPMVLADPVQLEQIVLNLLRNALDAVQDTLEPAIELSIVSEGRSWSLSVLDNGPGIAPEVAPRLFTPFTTSKTGGLGLGLSLSQTLAQGMGGDLSGRDARAGGAVFTLSLPRLVLEAASD encoded by the coding sequence ATGCCCCGCCCTCGCCTTGCTCTGCTCCTCTGGCTGATGATGGCAGGTGTGGGCGCGGCAGCCTTGTTCTTCTCCACGGGCAACCGTTTGACCGAAACCTTCGGCACCGACGCGCGCATCCTGCACCGCGTCCTGTCACAGCGCATGGAACAGCAGGAAGCCGTGTTGAATGCCGTCGACGCCCTGGAGCGGCAAGGCATGGACGCTCCCACATTGGGAACCTACCTGGATACACTGCTCCGCCCCTACCCGCAGGTGGTGGCGGTGGAACGCTGTTCAGCACGCGGCTGTCAGACCCTGGGAACGCCTGCTGAGCAGCCGCCTTTGCTGTCCGTTTCGCCCTCTGCGAGGCCCACTGTGCGCTGGCCCCAGGGCGGCGGCCCGCTCTACGCCCTGTCCCAGAACAAGGTGCGGGTGTGGGTGGACGCCCGGCGGCTGACCGGCGCGCTGGACGAGGGGGCCGCGCCGCTGACCTACACCCTCTTCCAGCCTGACGCTGAACAGGTCATCGTGGCACACACGCCTGCAACCGGGGCCGCTTCCGCCACATTGCGGGTGGCGAAGGTCCTGGGCACGTCCCTGCAGGCTTTTCCCATCCACATCTCGCGCCCAGTGCCGTGGAGTGCGTGGCCGTGGGCGGCCACACTGCTGTGGATCCTGCTGACCGCGGGCCTGAGCGTGTTGGTCTTCCGGCTCCTGGAAGGCCGCCGCGACGCGCAGCGCGCCCTGCTGGACGAGCGGGTGCGGGCCGGAGGCGTGGTGCAGGCCGCGTCTGAAGCCATCGTGGCGCTGGACGATATTCACCGGGTGACGCTGGCGAACCCGGCAGCGCGCGCGGTCTTGGACCATCCGTTGCCGCCCGGGACTGACCTGCGGGCCGTGACCACCTTTCAGGCCACGCTGTCGCAGGCCCCCTTCAATGCAACGTCCTTCTGGGACAGTGCCGTGCCCACCGCACTCCCGGAAGGGCTGACCCTGCGGCGCGGCCATGAGGCTGTTGGGGTAGAAGGTTCCCTGGCTCCCCTGCGTGGCGTAGACGGCGAACTGCGGGGCCGGGTGCTGCTCCTGCGCGAGGTGGGGCCGCTGCAGCGTCGGATGCTCGAGCATCTGGAAGACGGCGAGCGGCGCGTGCGTGAACACGAGGAGATGCTGGCGCACGTCTCGCGGCTGTCCACCCTGGGCGAGATGAGCGCGGGCCTGGCACATGAACTGAACCAGCCGTTGACCGCCATCGTCAGTTACGGGCAGGCGGCCGCGCGGCTGCTGGACGATCCTGAACCTGATCTGGCACGAGTGCGCCATGCCGTGAGCGCGTCCGTGACGCAGGCGGGACGGGCGGCGCAGATCATCATGCGGCTGCGCCAGTGGGTGCGCCGTGCGCCCAGCCGGGCGCGGCCCACCGATCTGCTGCAGGCCGTGCAGAACGTGCTGACCCTGTGCCGCGCCGATCTGAACCGCCTGGGCGTGCAGGTGCAGGCCTCGTTTGAAGACGCGCCGATGGTTCTGGCCGATCCAGTCCAGCTGGAGCAGATTGTCCTGAATCTGCTGAGAAATGCGCTGGACGCCGTGCAGGATACGCTCGAACCTGCTATTGAGCTGAGCATCGTGTCAGAGGGAAGGAGCTGGTCCCTGAGCGTTCTCGACAACGGCCCCGGCATCGCCCCAGAGGTGGCCCCACGTTTGTTTACACCCTTCACGACGAGCAAGACGGGCGGCCTGGGACTGGGGCTGAGTCTGTCGCAGACGCTGGCGCAGGGTATGGGCGGCGATCTGAGCGGCAGGGACGCCAGGGCGGGCGGCGCGGTCTTTACCCTCAGTCTGCCGCGCCTGGTGCTGGAGGCGGCCAGTGATTGA
- a CDS encoding response regulator transcription factor → MIDLSPGDALPLEPTVYLVDDDDAVRGALGFLLGTVGLNVRPFADGLALERALDAGGPPAIGCLLLDIRMPHISGLQLQVRLQERGVDLPVILLTGHADVELCRRAFRQGAADFLSKPVDGTELLEAVQRAVRQHVRGRQRQAASGQARERLSRLTVREHEVLRGMLNGQTSKQIARALAISARTVETHRASLFTKLEADSLAEVIRIALAGEAAV, encoded by the coding sequence GTGATTGATCTGTCCCCTGGCGATGCCCTGCCGCTGGAACCCACGGTGTATCTGGTGGATGACGACGACGCGGTGCGGGGCGCCCTGGGCTTTCTGCTGGGCACGGTGGGCCTGAATGTTCGTCCCTTTGCCGACGGGCTGGCGCTGGAACGCGCGCTGGACGCCGGGGGGCCGCCCGCCATCGGCTGCCTGCTGCTGGACATCCGCATGCCGCACATCAGCGGCCTGCAACTGCAAGTGCGTCTTCAGGAACGGGGCGTGGACCTGCCGGTGATCCTGCTGACCGGCCACGCCGACGTGGAGCTATGCCGCCGGGCCTTTCGCCAGGGCGCAGCGGACTTCCTGAGCAAGCCGGTGGACGGGACCGAGCTGTTGGAGGCCGTGCAACGTGCCGTGCGTCAACACGTGCGTGGCCGTCAGCGGCAGGCGGCCAGTGGGCAGGCCCGCGAACGCCTGTCACGCCTGACCGTCCGCGAACATGAGGTTCTGCGCGGCATGCTGAACGGCCAGACCAGCAAGCAGATCGCCCGCGCGCTTGCCATCTCCGCCCGCACCGTCGAAACCCACCGCGCCAGCCTGTTCACCAAACTGGAGGCCGACTCACTGGCCGAGGTGATCCGCATTGCGCTGGCCGGGGAGGCAGCGGTGTGA
- a CDS encoding dihydrofolate reductase family protein, translating into MRKLIVTEFLTLDGVYEDSTAWQRGYSPDDGPFKHDELFESGGLLLGRVTYAGFAAYWPTASGTGAFGERMNSLPKFVATTTPGPLEWNATALQGDLVAAVQALKRQDGQNLLVYGSGTLVQTLLRRGLVDELRLMIYPLVLGSGKRLFAGGDRLPLELISSRDLGEGVLLLTYAPAMGA; encoded by the coding sequence ATGCGTAAGCTCATCGTGACCGAGTTCCTGACCCTGGACGGCGTATATGAAGACTCCACCGCGTGGCAGCGCGGCTACAGCCCGGATGACGGCCCTTTCAAGCATGACGAACTCTTTGAGAGCGGAGGCCTTCTGCTGGGCCGCGTAACCTACGCGGGCTTTGCCGCCTACTGGCCCACCGCAAGCGGCACCGGGGCTTTCGGCGAACGCATGAACAGCCTGCCAAAGTTCGTCGCCACCACCACCCCTGGGCCCCTGGAATGGAACGCCACCGCCCTTCAGGGAGACCTTGTTGCAGCAGTGCAGGCGCTGAAGCGGCAGGACGGTCAGAACCTCCTCGTCTACGGCAGCGGCACCCTGGTGCAGACGCTGTTGCGGCGCGGCCTGGTGGATGAACTGCGCCTGATGATTTACCCGCTGGTTCTGGGCAGTGGCAAACGACTGTTTGCGGGCGGGGATCGGCTGCCGCTGGAGCTGATCTCCTCCAGGGATCTCGGTGAGGGCGTGCTGCTGCTCACCTACGCACCCGCGATGGGCGCTTGA
- a CDS encoding GlcG/HbpS family heme-binding protein has product MKKMLTALLTLSALSLAAAQTTPAPIKLATAATVSTASLSLSAASRIATLAVNNCAQLGYNVAATVVDRSGVVLAVARSENAGPHTLGASQGKAFTSASARNLTSTIAKGLEANPGLADIPGYLVLAGGAPIRVDGAVVGAVGVGGAPSGLVDETCGTDAVTTVLGK; this is encoded by the coding sequence ATGAAAAAGATGCTGACCGCCCTGTTGACCCTTTCTGCCCTCTCGCTGGCCGCCGCGCAGACCACCCCCGCGCCCATCAAGCTGGCCACCGCCGCCACCGTGTCCACCGCCAGCCTGAGCCTGAGCGCCGCCAGCCGCATTGCCACGCTGGCCGTGAACAACTGCGCGCAACTGGGGTACAACGTGGCTGCCACCGTCGTGGACCGCAGCGGCGTGGTCCTGGCGGTGGCCCGTTCCGAGAACGCCGGGCCGCACACCCTGGGGGCCAGCCAGGGCAAAGCGTTCACCAGCGCCAGCGCCCGCAACCTGACCAGTACCATTGCCAAGGGGCTGGAAGCCAATCCCGGCCTGGCCGACATCCCCGGCTACCTGGTGCTGGCCGGCGGCGCACCGATTCGCGTGGACGGCGCCGTGGTTGGCGCCGTCGGTGTGGGCGGCGCACCCAGCGGACTCGTGGACGAGACGTGCGGCACCGACGCCGTGACCACGGTGCTGGGCAAGTAA